The proteins below are encoded in one region of Sneathia sanguinegens:
- the bcp gene encoding thioredoxin-dependent thiol peroxidase, whose translation MIKVGDKAYDFELCDYAGKKHHLSDYLGKKVVIYFYPKDNTPGCTTQACNYRNSYEEFKKLGVILIGISKDNEKSHSKFIDKYNLPFLLLCDTDKIACDKYEVLKEKSMFGKKYIGIERSTFIIDEKGFITHIFRAVKASEDTENILNILNAPNS comes from the coding sequence ATGATTAAAGTTGGCGATAAAGCATATGATTTTGAATTATGTGATTATGCTGGTAAAAAACATCATTTAAGCGATTATTTAGGAAAAAAAGTTGTAATTTATTTTTACCCAAAAGACAATACTCCTGGCTGTACTACACAAGCTTGTAATTACAGAAATAGCTATGAAGAATTTAAAAAATTAGGTGTTATTTTAATAGGTATCTCAAAAGATAATGAAAAATCACATTCTAAATTTATAGATAAATATAATTTACCTTTTTTACTACTCTGTGATACAGATAAAATTGCCTGCGATAAATATGAAGTTCTTAAAGAAAAATCAATGTTTGGAAAAAAATATATTGGTATAGAAAGATCAACTTTCATCATTGATGAAAAAGGTTTCATAACTCATATATTTAGAGCTGTTAAGGCTTCTGAAGATACAGAAAATATTTTAAATATATTAAATGCACCTAATTCTTAA
- the rpsP gene encoding 30S ribosomal protein S16: MLKLRLTRLGRRKQPVYRIVAMEALGKRDGKAVSYIGTFNPLVEENQIKLNEEEVLKFLNNGAQPTETVKSLLVKTGTWAKFEESKKNK, translated from the coding sequence ATGTTAAAATTAAGATTAACTAGACTAGGAAGAAGAAAACAACCAGTTTATAGAATTGTTGCAATGGAAGCTTTAGGAAAAAGAGATGGTAAAGCAGTTTCATATATAGGAACTTTTAATCCATTAGTAGAAGAAAATCAAATTAAATTAAATGAAGAAGAAGTATTGAAATTCTTAAACAATGGAGCACAACCAACTGAAACAGTTAAATCATTACTTGTTAAAACTGGTACTTGGGCAAAATTTGAAGAATCAAAGAAAAATAAGTAA